A single Bacillus sp. HMF5848 DNA region contains:
- a CDS encoding DUF2524 family protein, giving the protein MTTRDAMEGFLQQSEDTIRFAKKQLQGVQKQGHGNDQEFHSAVEQVEQQVQQLNALALSSNSDQRQTLDRMRLQLQQLQNDMILEKH; this is encoded by the coding sequence ATGACAACACGTGATGCAATGGAAGGATTCCTCCAGCAATCAGAAGATACCATTCGTTTTGCAAAAAAGCAGCTACAAGGTGTACAAAAACAAGGGCATGGAAATGACCAAGAATTCCATTCAGCAGTAGAGCAGGTGGAACAGCAAGTTCAGCAGTTAAATGCACTAGCTCTTAGTAGCAATTCAGATCAACGTCAAACATTAGACCGCATGCGTTTACAGCTGCAACAGTTGCAAAACGATATGATTTTAGAAAAGCACTAG
- a CDS encoding glycogen biosynthesis protein GlgD — protein MVRVRSKQNNPEQKTKNGVNSNDIEFASEFDPVKQAKKQYLEQKGSQPVKSKQHQD, from the coding sequence ATGGTAAGAGTACGCTCTAAACAAAACAATCCTGAACAAAAAACAAAAAATGGTGTAAATAGCAACGATATTGAATTTGCCAGTGAGTTTGATCCTGTAAAACAAGCTAAAAAGCAGTATTTAGAACAAAAAGGCTCTCAGCCTGTGAAGTCTAAGCAACATCAAGATTAG
- a CDS encoding ferritin family protein, translating to MKKNILVVTCVIICFLLPLHTAFAVNYGAKAALADDSITLEEALTYAIQDEYLAQARYDVIMGKFRVQQPFSRIKTAEAKHIAALERLFKINDLSIPENNASKFVQAPETLKEAYEMSIQAEKDNIAMYKKLSEIDGLPSNAKQVMTNVSNASKIHLATFERGLQRIQ from the coding sequence GTGAAAAAGAACATTTTAGTAGTCACCTGTGTGATAATATGTTTCCTACTTCCACTACATACTGCTTTTGCAGTAAACTACGGAGCAAAAGCTGCGCTTGCAGACGATAGTATTACACTAGAAGAGGCATTAACGTATGCCATTCAAGATGAGTATTTAGCTCAAGCACGTTATGACGTTATCATGGGGAAATTTCGTGTTCAACAACCATTTTCAAGAATAAAAACGGCCGAAGCTAAGCACATCGCTGCTTTAGAACGGTTATTTAAAATAAATGACCTATCAATACCTGAGAACAATGCTTCAAAATTTGTACAAGCTCCTGAAACACTTAAAGAAGCCTATGAGATGAGTATTCAAGCTGAGAAAGATAACATAGCTATGTATAAAAAGCTATCTGAAATAGATGGCTTACCAAGCAACGCTAAACAAGTTATGACAAATGTAAGTAACGCATCAAAAATACATCTTGCTACTTTTGAACGGGGTTTACAACGAATTCAATAA
- a CDS encoding glycosyltransferase family 1 protein, with amino-acid sequence MKIAIFTDTFSPDVNGVARTLKRFTDYLQSQNIEFRVFAPDSNSDRDIFSTHIRRFASLPFFLYPECRVALPNMLSIKTELQAFQPDIIHIATPFNIGLCGLHYAKKFNIPVVGSYHTDFDHYLEYYDLQFLSKLLWRYMHWFHEPLRKIFVPSIDTLEHLKRHGFTNLSVWSRGVDFTLFHPNYDKTIVREKFNISEKYILTYVGRLAPEKDVQLLPTLARSIPDYLRNEVHWLIVGDGPSKEEIMKDAPINMTFAGYQSGKGLAASYAASDLFVFPSTTETFGNVVLEALACGTPAICANAGGVKNIVQHGKTGMLCTPKDINDFQSAITHLLRENELRTKMGTAANAYARTQSWEKIFDQLLFEYEKAIDPSTAIQYA; translated from the coding sequence ATGAAAATTGCCATATTTACAGACACATTTTCACCTGATGTTAACGGAGTTGCTCGCACATTAAAACGTTTCACAGACTACCTGCAATCACAAAACATCGAGTTTAGAGTTTTTGCTCCTGATAGCAATAGCGACCGTGACATTTTTTCTACCCATATTCGTAGATTTGCAAGTCTGCCATTCTTTTTATATCCTGAATGTCGTGTAGCATTGCCAAATATGCTTTCTATTAAAACAGAGCTACAAGCATTCCAGCCTGACATTATCCACATAGCGACACCTTTTAATATTGGACTTTGTGGTCTTCATTATGCAAAGAAGTTTAACATCCCTGTAGTCGGATCCTATCATACGGACTTCGACCATTACTTAGAATATTATGATTTGCAATTTTTATCAAAACTACTTTGGAGATATATGCATTGGTTTCATGAGCCGTTACGAAAAATTTTCGTACCGTCAATTGATACGTTAGAGCACTTAAAAAGACATGGTTTCACAAATCTTAGTGTTTGGTCTCGTGGCGTAGATTTCACATTATTTCACCCAAATTATGATAAAACAATAGTCAGAGAGAAATTTAATATAAGTGAAAAATATATCCTAACATACGTAGGACGCCTTGCTCCTGAAAAAGATGTTCAGTTGCTGCCAACATTAGCCCGTTCGATACCTGATTATTTAAGGAACGAGGTTCATTGGTTAATTGTTGGTGATGGCCCATCCAAAGAAGAGATAATGAAAGATGCACCAATTAATATGACTTTTGCTGGATACCAAAGTGGAAAGGGATTAGCCGCGTCATACGCAGCTTCTGATTTATTTGTCTTTCCTTCAACAACAGAGACATTTGGAAATGTTGTGCTTGAGGCTTTAGCTTGCGGTACTCCAGCTATTTGTGCGAACGCTGGTGGAGTGAAAAACATCGTTCAACACGGAAAAACTGGCATGCTATGCACCCCTAAAGATATTAATGATTTTCAATCTGCGATTACACATTTGCTTAGAGAAAACGAGTTACGTACTAAAATGGGGACAGCCGCAAATGCATATGCTCGAACACAATCTTGGGAAAAAATTTTTGATCAACTATTGTTTGAATATGAAAAAGCTATCGATCCATCAACAGCAATTCAATACGCATAA
- a CDS encoding H-type small acid-soluble spore protein, with the protein MEMQRAKQIVEAGEMANVYYNDEEVYIQHIDEQNEMARIFPLQNKDNEQDVPVRNLTEK; encoded by the coding sequence ATGGAAATGCAAAGAGCAAAGCAAATCGTGGAAGCCGGGGAAATGGCTAACGTATATTATAATGACGAAGAGGTCTACATCCAACATATTGATGAACAAAATGAAATGGCAAGAATCTTCCCTTTGCAAAACAAAGACAACGAACAAGATGTTCCAGTACGTAATCTAACTGAGAAATAG
- a CDS encoding alpha/beta hydrolase: protein MWKWKASQPKGVVVIVHGAAEHHGRYKWLIEMWRSSGYHVIMGDLPGQGLSRRSKRGHIDSFDEYILEVSNWVKEATSFNLPIFLIGHSMGGLISIRYLQERKNSIDIAGVILSSPCLGLVQYPPTWLEIVAKGLNIVEPDFLIDSHLTIDLATRNQEVKELDVNDTLYVTKMSVRWYEELRQAIKQAFSKGLEVEHIPIMLMQGGDDKIVDKEACKKWINQLNVMEKTYKEWPQLYHEIFNEPEREAVFQYAYSFFELIVKSRHVVKED, encoded by the coding sequence ATGTGGAAATGGAAAGCTAGTCAGCCCAAAGGAGTTGTTGTCATTGTTCATGGGGCGGCTGAGCATCACGGACGATATAAATGGCTTATTGAGATGTGGCGCTCTAGCGGGTATCATGTCATTATGGGTGATTTACCTGGCCAAGGCTTATCAAGACGTTCAAAACGAGGTCACATTGATTCGTTTGATGAATACATTTTAGAGGTGTCTAATTGGGTTAAGGAAGCTACTTCGTTTAACTTGCCTATATTTCTAATTGGTCATAGCATGGGTGGTCTCATAAGTATACGTTATTTACAGGAGCGGAAAAATAGTATAGATATAGCGGGTGTTATTTTATCGAGTCCTTGTCTAGGTTTAGTGCAATACCCTCCTACTTGGCTTGAAATAGTTGCAAAAGGATTAAATATCGTTGAGCCTGATTTTCTTATCGATTCCCATTTAACCATTGACTTGGCAACACGAAATCAAGAGGTAAAAGAATTAGATGTAAATGATACATTATACGTAACGAAAATGTCTGTTCGATGGTATGAGGAGCTTCGTCAAGCTATAAAGCAAGCTTTTTCAAAAGGTCTAGAGGTTGAACATATTCCCATTATGCTTATGCAAGGGGGAGACGATAAAATTGTCGATAAAGAAGCTTGTAAAAAATGGATTAATCAGCTTAATGTAATGGAAAAGACTTACAAGGAATGGCCTCAGCTATATCATGAAATTTTTAACGAGCCAGAGAGAGAGGCTGTTTTTCAGTACGCCTATTCATTCTTTGAATTGATTGTTAAGTCACGTCATGTTGTAAAGGAGGACTAA
- a CDS encoding class I SAM-dependent methyltransferase, which produces MKLKKILPFAHSLLREAVAEGDTVIDATVGNGHDTVVLAELVGDRGHVFGFDIQEQAIVNTTEKLKQANLLNRVTLIEASHGDLATHMPNTKQVTAAIFNLGYLPGGDKSIVTKPNSTINAIEQLLAFLVPEGIIVLVVYHGHEEGAKERDALLDFVKDIDQQKASVLCYQFLNQKNNAPFIIAIEKK; this is translated from the coding sequence ATGAAGCTTAAAAAGATACTCCCTTTTGCACATTCCCTTCTTCGAGAAGCAGTTGCTGAAGGAGACACCGTTATTGACGCCACAGTCGGTAATGGACATGATACAGTTGTCCTTGCGGAATTAGTTGGCGATAGAGGGCATGTATTCGGCTTTGATATCCAGGAGCAAGCCATTGTCAATACAACTGAGAAATTAAAGCAAGCAAACTTACTGAATCGTGTTACATTGATTGAAGCAAGTCATGGTGATTTAGCTACGCACATGCCTAATACAAAACAAGTAACGGCAGCCATATTTAATTTAGGATATTTACCAGGTGGAGACAAGTCCATTGTCACGAAACCAAACTCTACCATTAACGCAATAGAACAACTTTTAGCATTTTTGGTACCTGAAGGTATCATTGTTCTTGTTGTATATCACGGGCATGAAGAAGGTGCAAAAGAACGTGATGCACTACTGGATTTTGTAAAAGACATAGATCAACAAAAGGCGAGCGTGTTATGTTATCAGTTTTTAAATCAAAAAAACAACGCTCCCTTCATTATTGCTATCGAAAAAAAATAA
- a CDS encoding phosphatase PAP2 family protein — translation MVTKMVGFLYSFECRLFRSLNQHFDKKLLNFYFRHITHVGGALFTISSLLILLTIATTQSFRTICIASALALAISHIPVAIVKKVYPRKRPYLALQEIRVGANPLEDHSFPSGHTTAIFSVVTPFILSLPILAVILVPLAISVALSRVYLGLHYPSDVLVGFFLGSTTGVTMFSFLHHLV, via the coding sequence ATGGTAACTAAGATGGTTGGATTTTTGTATAGCTTTGAATGTAGACTTTTTAGAAGTTTAAATCAACATTTCGATAAAAAGCTATTAAATTTCTACTTTCGTCATATTACACACGTAGGTGGCGCATTATTTACTATTTCTTCTTTATTAATTTTACTAACCATCGCCACTACTCAGTCATTTCGTACTATTTGTATAGCATCAGCCTTAGCATTGGCAATTAGTCATATACCTGTTGCAATTGTTAAAAAGGTGTACCCGCGAAAAAGGCCCTATCTTGCGTTACAGGAAATTAGAGTTGGCGCAAATCCACTAGAAGACCACTCTTTTCCATCTGGTCATACAACTGCAATTTTTTCTGTTGTCACACCATTTATTTTATCTTTACCAATCCTTGCCGTTATTCTAGTTCCTCTAGCTATTAGCGTCGCTCTATCAAGAGTATATTTAGGTTTACATTATCCTTCAGACGTCCTTGTTGGTTTTTTCCTTGGATCGACAACAGGCGTTACGATGTTTTCTTTCCTTCATCATTTGGTTTAA
- a CDS encoding TIGR01212 family radical SAM protein (This family includes YhcC from E. coli K-12, an uncharacterized radical SAM protein.), with protein MTTFKYAFDQKRYHTWNYHLRQTFGEKIFKVALDGGFDCPNRDGTVAHGGCTFCSAAGSGDFAGNRADDLHTQFNEIKEKMHHKWKDGKYIAYFQAYTNTHAPVEVLKEKFETALGFDGVIGLSIATRPDCLPDDVVEYLADLNKRTYLWVELGLQTIHQQTADLVNRAHDLQTYVEGVEKLRKHNIRICSHIINGLPNETRDMMMETAEFVSKLDVQGIKIHSLHLLKGTPMVKQYEKGLVEFMSMEEYVNLTCDQLEIMPPEMIVHRVMGDGPIDLMVGPMWSVNKWEVLNSIDHELKRRDSHQGQRYSNKGVTVHEA; from the coding sequence ATGACTACATTTAAATATGCTTTTGATCAAAAGCGATATCATACATGGAATTATCATTTAAGACAAACATTCGGAGAAAAAATATTTAAGGTCGCTTTAGATGGTGGGTTTGATTGCCCAAACAGAGATGGTACAGTGGCCCATGGTGGCTGTACATTTTGTAGTGCCGCTGGATCTGGAGATTTTGCAGGCAACCGTGCTGATGACTTACACACACAATTCAATGAAATAAAAGAGAAAATGCATCATAAATGGAAGGATGGAAAGTATATTGCATACTTTCAAGCGTACACCAACACGCACGCACCTGTTGAAGTTTTAAAAGAAAAATTTGAAACAGCTCTAGGCTTTGATGGTGTTATAGGTTTATCTATCGCAACAAGACCTGATTGCCTTCCTGATGATGTTGTTGAGTATTTAGCAGACCTAAATAAACGCACGTATCTTTGGGTTGAACTAGGCTTACAAACAATTCACCAGCAAACGGCCGACCTTGTAAACCGCGCTCATGATTTACAAACATATGTTGAAGGCGTTGAAAAGCTTCGTAAGCATAACATTCGTATTTGTTCTCATATTATTAATGGTTTACCAAATGAAACACGCGATATGATGATGGAAACCGCTGAATTCGTTTCAAAGCTCGATGTCCAAGGTATCAAAATTCATTCACTACACCTTCTTAAAGGGACACCTATGGTCAAGCAATATGAAAAAGGGCTTGTTGAGTTTATGTCTATGGAGGAATATGTTAATTTAACGTGCGATCAATTAGAAATCATGCCTCCAGAAATGATTGTACACCGCGTGATGGGTGATGGGCCTATTGATTTAATGGTAGGACCGATGTGGAGCGTAAACAAGTGGGAGGTTTTAAACTCCATTGACCATGAACTGAAACGACGTGATAGCCATCAAGGGCAAAGATATAGTAACAAAGGTGTGACTGTACATGAAGCTTAA
- a CDS encoding gamma carbonic anhydrase family protein encodes MPVYPYKDKCPKIAESAYIADYVTITGDVTIGELSSIWFNTVIRGDVAPTIIGHSVNIQDNSVLHQSPNNPLIIEDEVTVGHQVILHSAIIRKHALIGMGSIILDRAEIGEGAYIGAGSLVPQGKIIPPNTLAFGRPAKVIRELTDKDIQDMKRIRKEYVEKGQLYKGLQT; translated from the coding sequence ATGCCTGTCTACCCGTATAAGGACAAATGCCCAAAAATCGCTGAATCTGCATATATTGCTGACTATGTAACAATTACAGGCGATGTAACCATCGGTGAACTATCTAGTATTTGGTTTAACACGGTAATTCGAGGTGATGTTGCACCTACTATTATTGGTCACAGTGTTAATATACAAGATAACTCTGTTCTTCATCAAAGTCCAAATAATCCTTTGATTATTGAAGATGAAGTAACCGTTGGGCACCAGGTTATACTACACAGTGCGATTATTCGAAAACATGCTTTAATCGGCATGGGATCTATTATTCTTGATAGAGCAGAAATTGGAGAAGGAGCCTATATAGGTGCTGGTAGTCTTGTGCCACAAGGAAAGATCATCCCTCCTAACACGCTCGCTTTTGGCCGTCCTGCCAAAGTTATTCGCGAGTTAACAGATAAAGATATTCAAGACATGAAACGTATTAGGAAAGAATACGTTGAGAAAGGACAACTTTATAAAGGGCTACAAACTTAA